The genomic interval CCGCCAAACAACAGGCCGGAGAGCAGCAGCGCCCCCGGGTGGGTGCTGAACAGGGGCAGGGCCGCGCCGAGCGCCAGAGTGAGCAGCTGCGCACCCATTGCGCGGGCCCCGGAGGCACGGGCCGTCAGGGGCGCCCACACGAACGGGTGCGCGATCACACACGCGCCCAGCAGCGCCCAGAACGGCGTGATCAGGTGCGGCGCCCCCACCTGCCTCAGAAACGCGACGATGAAGGTCATGTACGCGATGTACCCCACTCCAAAACACGCGTAGGCCGCAAGTGACCAGCCCAGCGGCCGCAGTGGGGCGCGCTGCTGTCCCCAGGCTGGGGGTGCAGGCCGGTCCGGAAGCCGGCGCACGGCCGGCGCAACGAGCGTCACACAGGCCAGGGACGCGGCGCCCAGAGCCACCCACGCGGCGCGCCACCCACTTGTGAGCAGCGGCGGGAGCAGCAGGGCCGACAGCAGGATACCCACCCCGGCCCCGCCGTAGAAGACCCCCAGCAGCAGGGGCGTCCGGGCCGGCGCGCTGCGGGTCGCCAGGACGGCCAGTGCGCCGCCGCTCACGAACACCAGCGCTCCCCCGATCCCGGCCAGCAGCCGGAGCGTGAGCAGCGGCACGGCTGCGCCGCTCAGGGCGCAGCCCAGCAGCGCCAGCGCCGTGAACAGCATGCCGCCCAGAAATGTGTGGTGCAGTCCCGCGAGGCGGATCAGGGGGGTGGCCCCCAGCGCGCCCAGGAGGTACCCCAGGGCGTTCGCGGCGTTCATGGCGCCTGACAGGGTGAAACTCCAGCCCAGGTCCGCGCGCATGGCCGGCAGCAGCAGCGCGTACGCGAAGCGCGCGAAACCCAGGGCCACGGCGCCGCCCAGCGAGAGGCGCAGCATGTCCAGCAGCGCAGCCCCGCCCGGGGCAAAGGCCGGTCCGCCAGGCGCGGCGCGCGGCACGGTCAGTTCAGCATGCGGCCGCCGGTGCCGCCCTGCTGTTCGAGCAGCGCTTCGGCCTTGCGCAGGTGTTCCTGAAGGGTCACGTACCAGTCGTCGCTTTCCGGGGTGTGGGCCAGGGCCTGCTGC from Deinococcus taeanensis carries:
- a CDS encoding YbfB/YjiJ family MFS transporter, giving the protein MPRAAPGGPAFAPGGAALLDMLRLSLGGAVALGFARFAYALLLPAMRADLGWSFTLSGAMNAANALGYLLGALGATPLIRLAGLHHTFLGGMLFTALALLGCALSGAAVPLLTLRLLAGIGGALVFVSGGALAVLATRSAPARTPLLLGVFYGGAGVGILLSALLLPPLLTSGWRAAWVALGAASLACVTLVAPAVRRLPDRPAPPAWGQQRAPLRPLGWSLAAYACFGVGYIAYMTFIVAFLRQVGAPHLITPFWALLGACVIAHPFVWAPLTARASGARAMGAQLLTLALGAALPLFSTHPGALLLSGLLFGGSFLAVVAFTTLITRRALPEHAWARGIAAFTVVFAAGQVAGPLLTGLLADRAGGLRLGLGVSAAVLLLGALLALGQRDQA